The genomic region TTACCGTTTTACTTCCCCTGTGGAAGTCACCCTATCGATTGGACTCAAGATTAGAAGGAATAAAAATCCTACTTCACAGTTTTACTGCCACAGTTGCTGCTTGCTGTTATTGCTGACAGTCCACACAGAAATGGGCGATGGTGGATTTTAAAAGGCAGTGTAAAGTTTCCCCCCCACAGACCCCTTTTCCTCCACAGACCGCGCGGACGACTTACTGATCCAAGGACTCTCCAGGTTTGTGTCCTCTTTACCATCCACAAAACACTGTTCCCAGAACTCCACGATGGCTCTAATCTCTCTTTCCACCTCCTCCAATTGCTCGTCCAATTTGTTCCTGGGTTCTTGGAGAGAGAGTCGAGGAACTGTTTCATGACAGGGATCTTCAGGGTGGCcatggagaaggagagaggaaaaataGGAGTGTGTAACGATAGCACGGTTCCACGTCATCAACGTCAGAGGCTTAATTCAGGAGGTGAAAAAGAGTTCCACGCGCATAGAAAACAGGTCAGCTTTCCCCCTCATCCCAGCTGGCCCTCCACGGAAGCCCTACCAACTTTTGGGAAGAACTCTCAAGTCATGGAGCATTGCAGGGGTACTGATTCTGGGAAATTTAGTCGATCTccggctaccaatctcgatcctccttgatctgaggttgcaaatgccttagcagatcaggtgctcgggagcagcagcagcagaaggccattgctttcacatcctgcctgtgagctcccaaaggcatctggtgggccactgtgagtagcagagtgttggactagaatcagtggtggcgaacctttggcactccagatgttatggactacaattcccatcagcccctgccagcatggccaactggccaggctggcaggggctgatgggaattgtagtccataacatctggagtgccaaaggttcgccaccacgggactagatcgACTCTGGCCTGactctggctctttcttatgttcttatgacctgactctggacttccttggtggtcttccatctaacCGTAACCCTGCTTAGATCCAAGATCTactaagatcaggctagcctggaagATGAATTGCTgcccctattttttttcttttggagatgACTTGTTAAACTTTTGGGtgacaaaaccaaacaaaaggaCTCCAAACCAATACAAGgaataacaaatataataatatgtatatgGAAAACCCACCATTACAGGTTCACATATACAAGTCAACAGTCAATAACCAAAGTCAGTAACGAAGTATATTACAAGCCACTGGAATAATAAATTAGAAGATGGGAATCAAGATgtggatgggatttttttttctccttcaccaGGATTCATGAGGTACTTGAGGAGCACGCATCTATgtttaccaacttccaggtgaagcctggaacTTTCtacgaattacaactgatctccagaccacagagaccaGATCTTTTGGGGAAAATGGCCGTTTCTATGGCGGCACATCTGAGATGAGTTCTGTCTCAAAATTCTGTCCTCTTGAGGAACagcccctaaatctccaagaatttctcaacttAGAGTTGCCAATTCTCTCATGCGGCTCTTTTCAGGATCTTCAATTTAGAGTTAGACTCACTGTACAAGAAGTTGGCCTGACAAACATTGAACAATTGACTTCTTAATGAGACAGCAGGTGAGAAAGCGTTGGTTTTTGCAAGCATCTGTCACAACTAGAGCTTTGGAACCCCTAGTAAGAAATACAAAGGATGATATATTGATTCCAGGCTTCAAATAAATAAGAACAAATAATAAGAGCTTTTGCGGATGATATTGCTTTGATGCTGGAGGCTCCGTTAAGATCGATGGAAGTATTGAAGTAAAAGTTGGAGgaatttaaatgggaaaaaagatattttaactttcatttgggaaggaaagaaaccTAGAATAAGATATAACATTTCATGTGATTCTTCAGAGAGAGGTGGGCTAGCCCTTCCTGATTTAAAACTTTACTATCAAGCTGCAGGTTTAGCGTGGCTTCGAGAATGGATGTTATAAACCAGTGAAGATTTTTTAAACTTGAGGGGCTTTGATTTACAGTATGGATGGCATCTGAATATATGGTATAGGAAAGAGACAACGTTGAAAGACTTTTTCAAtcattacagaagaagaagaagaagaagaagaagaagaagaagaagaagaagaagaagaagaagaagaagaagaagaaggagaagaaggagaagaaggagaaggagaagaaggagaaggagaagaagaaggaggagaaggaggagaagaagaagaagaagaagaaggaggaggaggagaagagtagtagtagtagtagtagtagtagtagtagtttggatttatatcccccctttctctcctgtaggagactcaaaggggcttacaatctccttgccctgcccccatcacaacaaacaccctgtgaggtgggtggggctgagagagctctgaaaaggtgtgactagcccaaggtcacccagctggcatgtgtgggagtgcacaggctaatctgaattccccagataagcctccacaactcaagcggcagagctgggaatcaaacccggttcctccagatcagagtgcacctgctcttagccactatgccaggTTACAAAATCTGGAGataggaattaaaaaaaccccaccaatgtGGATTTCACCACATGAAGCAACAACTATGAGAGGGAGGATAAAAAGCGGATATTCAAGGTATAAAAACATACTGTTTAAAAAACAGGATGTTTGCATGTTAAAagggaagaaattaatattaatgagAAGTCAGTGGTTTATtgtcaattaaaagaaaaatacaagcaAGATAAAAATAGGTTTTGAAGATAAAGAATCTGAATTATGGAATACTACATGTAAAGGGGAAGTATCTAAAACATGTATAAGTTGTTGCTACAGATTGAAATGGAGTCTGAACAAGTAAAAGAAAGCGTGATCATATGGTCCCAGACTTCAGACAAAACAATTACTATGGAAGagtggtaaaaagtctggaaaagaaatttaaaatttaCCAGCTGTATGCATTTCAAGGAAAATCATCATAAAATGTTATACCGATGGTATTTATTTCCATCAAAATCGGCTATGATATATAAGGGAATATCGGAAACCTGTAACAAGGAAATGTAACAAGGAAAAAAGGACATTTTGACATACGTGGTGGACATGTGAAAGGGTTAAAATATTCTGGATTGAAATATTTGAAGTAACAAAAAGTATATTGAAAAATGTGTTTGAATGTAAGCCACACATTTTTCTGTTGAATTTAATAagtacagtatttttaaaaagaaaatgaacctTTGGTATTGTATATGATCACCACTGCAAGAATTGTATATGCTAAAGAATGGAAATCTCTGGAAATACCTACAATAAAGGATTGGATATATAAATTAACAGAGTATATTGTAATGGATAAATTATCAACCGTGATGAATAATAAAAGCATAGAAAGTTGCACTAAAGTATGGAAACCGCTAATTGTGCTTTTGGAAAGCAACGAGGATTACAAACATTTGTCACCGAGTTGATCAttaagctggcaactctagttaatAATGATGATATTTATAAAGTCGCTAGGAGGCGAATAAAGATACAAGAAAACAATTGGAAGCTAGTGTTTTAAATACTGAGTGAAGTGTTATGgataagattagttttaagatGTATATTAGACATAAGACTGGAAATTAGACGTGAGATTGGAAATACTTACACAAGAAAGTTATGTAATGAcataaaatatgataaaagaTTTTCATAGAAATGTTGGAACTATacttaagggttttttcccccctagcAGGAAGTTATAGATTTTAATGCAATGCATAATGGAACAAATTACTGGTTATATGATTATTCGAGTGAATAAGCTGAGTCTATTATGTATGTCTGAGAGCTCTGTAATTTatgttggttttttaaatattgttcTTGATTATTGATTCTTTTTTATAATATTGTTAattgttgaatttttaaaaaaacattaaaaaaacagaataccTGTACGATGCCgctttttttcattcattcaaaagTTCCTTCTCAAACTCTCATCTTTTCTGGAAATCTTTTGCCACAATCCCCAGTCCCTGATCTAAGCCTAGGCACACACAACcgaaataccatatatactcgcgcataagtcgaggttttcaggctttttttaggctgaaaaatgcccccctcgacttatacgcgggtcccacTTACTGGTAATTCTTGTGCGGTGTTTCCCCTGTCCCGTCTTCGCTCTATCCTGCCAtcttctctgctgcccccctttcagccgttttctgtgcttagttttctgctttgctctctcctgccggctggcaggccccctcactaactcaccctttctttcctttccccccgcAGGCTCTAAGGCTtgatttcagagaagctgcctgtcgggcagcctgtctctatggttttctttaaagggcttaagcaatctttggagcattgcccttttaagaaaaccctTAAGACTTTACTGACAGGCAACTTTCTCAAACCAAGCCTTAGAACtatgagaaagggggggaggaaagaaagggtaAGTTCAtgactgctttctctgcttcgctgtctcctgccttcttctctgccgccccctttcagccactttctgtgcctcgttctcctctgccttttcctccaccacctcctgtccTATTCACCCTCCACGGCCCCtagcttattccctctccccagacccacatGCGCcggcctcgcccctccttaaaaagcctcccaaaggcttctggggcgcacctttcccccaactgtggctcctttgctggctcagcgccccacctccccatggacctttcccgccctcgacttatactcgagtcaataaggtttcccagttcttcaaggcaaaattagctgcctcgacttatatgcgggtcgacttatacatgagtatatacggtaaactcTCTTtaccacactcccccccccacccccccccggtaATATCTCCTCTGCAGAATTTTACACCATAAGGAATTTAGGGGGCAGGGACCCTTTCCTTGTACTCTGAAGTACTTAGAGAGAGAAAATACCATCTGTGCTGTTAACTAGGTACAGATAAATAGTTCAAAATGTACAGAGAAAAAAACCGAAAACCATACTTGGAACTTGGGGCAATTTCGTGCATCGGTGTTTCTCCACAGACTCAGTCTGGCCAGTTGCACAAATTTGGGCCGGTATGGACGGTGCACTCTTCTCATTTGGGATTTTGGGGTCCAAGGGTAATGTGGATGGGTTCATCGAGGTCTTGCCATTATTAGCAGCTTCGGTGACTGGGCTTGAGCCCGACGGTTGCACCGGCCCCAGCGGGGCTGTGACAGTCAACAACCTGCCGTGTGAATCTGTCAGCAGGATAATCACGGGAGAAGCTGCTGATGAAATAGAAAAGGCAGCCAAAGCTTGGGTATGTGGCAGATTTGTTGCCGGCCCTGAAGGACATAATGAAGCTGGGATTTGGGCAGAAGGCTTGGCAACTGTTGGGCTTGAGGTTACAGGCTGGGCACTGGGCACATTTTGCAGGAGGACACCAGGCGGTTTGAACTGCGGCGGTTTTTGACTGAGAGTCGAAGGCTTGGCTCCTCTGCTCTCCAGAACAGGGAGGCTGACCGAGGCCAATGATTTGGTTTGCTGGGAAGCGCGAACGCTTTTCTGGGCAACGCGAGAGATCTCTTTCAGACATGTTGCACGGGCAGGATTCGAAAGTCTGACTTGTCCATCAGTTGGCAAGAGGATGTTGACCGAGACAGAGGGCCTTTCAGCGCCTGTAGGCCCAGGCTGTTTCCGACCTCTGGCGTGGGCTGCCGCGTCCACAGTCTGGTCTGCCACAGCACCACGAGGGACCGATGCAGAGGACTGGACCTGCTCCCTACAGAGGTGCATTCCCATGTATCTAACCCCACACTGCCTGCAAGTCTTATGCAAGCTCAGGTGAAACTTGTACTTGTACTTGAAGGCAAAGATCTCGCCACAGTCTTCACACACCAGGTTCCTGTGGCGACGCCGGTGTTTGTAGAACTGCTTTTGGCTGGAGAAAGTCTTGTCACAATCCTCGCAGCGCACCGAAATCGGGCGCCTGTCGTGGCGCTTCATGTGGTAGACCAGTCTGGTTCGGCTGTAGAAGGTGCTGCCGCACTGCAAGCAGGAGAAGGGGCGGATGCCCAGGTGCTGGCGAATGTGAATATCTAGATTCGTCTTCATGGAGAACGCTTTGGGGCAGGTGGGGCACAGGTAAGGCCGCTCACCTGTGTGCTTCCGCTGGTGGTGGGCGAGGTTGGATGGGTCTGTATAGCTTTTGCCACAGGCGTGGCAGCCGTAGAGACGTTCCCCTTTGTGTATACGCAAATGCTTCCtcatgttgctgctgttgttgaatTTTCGGCTGCACTCAGGGCACGGGTAGCTACGGACAGTTTTTTTGGGATTCTTCCTTTGTGGTCCAGCTTGCTCACGCCTAGCACCCGcctctgactcttcttccctctctgtCTCTTCGTTTTTTTCCACTTCCATTTCATCAgggtcctcctcttcctcagcatCATACCCTTCCTCCTCTGGCAACCAGTCTTCGACGGAACTCCCCTCTGACCAGCTCTTTTCCGCTTCTTCTTCCTGTTGAGGAACGTAACTCACCATCTTGCTTCGACTGCGGAAACTGTAGGATTTTGAGGGCTGCCCTTCCACACGGGAAGAGAAAacagtttcagatttgtcagCGGATTTCTCTGTGGGAAAAGAAGAGAGACATTGATACCTGAGGAAAGATTTTGCCTAGCAGGCAAAAAGCAGATATGGGCACAGAAAAGCTAAATTAAAATTCAAGCAGTGTCTGCCAGCGACTGGTCTCTGGCATACCTAGCCTACAAGCTGATTtaattatggttttattgtaagTTGTGGTTTTCAATTCAACTTCCATTCGTTTAtataattacagtggaacctgagttttcattgccttcggttttcatctgtttcggttttcatcgatttttccagtgaaaaatttgcctctgttttcatcgattcgcctcagttttcatcgatttgcagtaaggtgcaggggtttgtggagaaaaatcacctgggcaaagctgttgcaggccgtgtctgcaacttgtttaatgataatgtcttgccccatttcagacaaatcttaaagaggagtcagaaacaggcctctttggacagctttctggtgcgacattggtccactggctctgaagctggtcctactgttattgtttgttactgttttcagcattgaacACTTATGTTCATTcaacaaaaaatgtgtttttggtatgttttttggagtgcctagaacagattaattggatttacattgattcctatggaaaagtttgcctcggctttcaccggtttcggttttcatcgattcttttcggacggattaccaacgaaaaccaaggttccactgtattacatTTTTGGATATAAGTCACCCTAAGCCCAGTtcgcctggggaggggaggtcagaaataacattttcttcttctttttactttTTGATTTAAAGTTGTTCTTGCTCCTCATGAAATCAGAATTCTGTGATCTGTTGAGAGAATTCCCAACATCCTCATCAAACTACTGTCCCCAGGATTCTTTGGGGCATTAGGGTCGGGTTGAGCAGTATgtggggcagtgatggcgaactttttggacatcgagtgcccaaactgcagtccaaaacccacttatttatcgcaaagtgccaacgcaacaatttaacctgaatactgaggttttagtttggaaaaaacggttggctctgaggcgtgcggtactcaggagtaagctttgtggtagtcggtggctttgctttgaagtaaccgtgaatctcttccaacgggtgaatcacgaccctaggagggtttactcagaagcaagccccattgccagcaaccaagcttactcccaggtaaaggattgtgcttttgttctttgcatgaaaatcagtggggtttaacagtgcttaacagggttacctacactgcttccccaaaacttggtcttaggttcaatgctaataatcgagcccagtgtcccaggccagcctagatggggggggcactctgtttgcgggtgcccacagagaaggctctgagtgccacctctggcacccgtgccataggttcgccaccactggtgtaggggcTGTCCTAACCAAGGAGAGTCCCAGTGATACCATGGGTGACACCAGATCCACAGCTTTAAAAAGCTCAGTAGGCACCAAGGGAAGGTGCCATGGCACTCGTGAGGGAAtctctggaatatgctgccacaggaggtggtgatgtccactaacctggatagctttaaaaggggcttggacagatttatggaggagaagtcgatctatggctaccaatcttgatcctccttgatctcagattgcaaatgccttagcagaccaggtgctcgggagcagcagcagcagcagaaggccattgctttcacctcctgcctgtgagctcccaaagacacctggtgggccactgcgagtagcagagtgctggactagacggactctgttgtgatccagcaggctctttcttacgttcttatgttcttaatgccggTCTACATCCTGCAGTACTCAAAACTCAACTCAAAACTAGACACATTTCAGATGAGTTCCGACTAGCACAGGATCAGAGCAGGATTGTTATCTTTTTTACTCAGACATGATGCAttcgcctttttttttttgaagctgcGTCACAATAACGTAACACAAGTAGGTTCAATAGAGTGTCAGACTTTGGCTGTCTggagacctggattcaagtcCCGCCATGGAAGCTCGCAGGATGAACTTcggcctctttttctctctctcaacctaactgaCCCTCAGAGAGGATCAAAACAAGTAACGGAGGAACCAACCATGCCACTCTGAGGTCTTTGGAAGGAACAGAGGTCTTGATGTCTACATTCCACCACTAAGAACTAGTTCCAGCTCTCATTAATTGCGAGCAGAGACACTTGTTCTGGCTTTTTTAATATAAAGCAATAGAGGAAGGTGTTCATCTGCTGCTGCAACAGGCAGATGGGCAAGAGGTGAATTCTCAAATGTGGAGAAAAAGCTCAGACAGAGCAGACTGTGATCACATCAGCCCATAAAATGGAAACTGCAAGTCCATGCAGCCTCAATTtgcagggaagagagaagggTTTAAGCACTCAACCAGCTCTCAGTTTTGCTATTCCAAGCCAGGGTTtactattttgcattttaaagaagGAGAGCCCTGTCCTTTAGAAACAGGCATTTCCCATTTCAATTGCCATTTCAATTATTAAGAGAACAGTAAACtccatttcaaaaagaaatgcaGAGGGGTTAAACCTTGCGCTTCTCTGCATGGCCCCAAGGTAAATTGAGGAATTAAAACCAGGCCAAGAGGGCTGGGAGAGATAGAGGGGCCAGGTTCATGTCTAGGAAAGCCAGCAACCAGCTTTGGCCTTTGACGTACCCACACCAGTTTCTGTGATGGTTTAGCAGTAAGACATTTTGCAATCTGTGGGGCTGTTGGATGTTACTTGCCACCCACCTCTACACACAGGGAGCTTCACTTTGCTTGTTGCTCCTCTCTTCTACTTTACTTGGGGCTTTcctcactgacagagttgaactggtttctacctaggttcacctcagtgaatccccactgccactgagctcaacattgttttgtctcagcccccccccccccccccagaactgcgacatctacacttttctgccggaacaaggttgataccgcttcaaagcttcgaagtggggaagcattgaaacgacacctcatccgttcaaccaatcacgagccgcttttgtggcatgcgcagaacgggagagtcgtggtgggcagaaagcacatgtaactgtaaactgtaaaaactgtgaaaaaaaaaagaacgctcccgtttcccaccgtagcacaagctccaatcacaatcgaggagcgaaacaggcaccaagatgatcccgcccacttagctcggttccagggggccaactcagttgctgtggggacagcctggaatcgccctccactgaagggaaccgagttgaccttagctcccttctgtagtggggaaagcccctatgtgtgGAGAGATGGAGCAACTCTGTTGCATATTTTACAAGAATTAGATAGTAAGGGAATGCCTAACCCTAAATAtgacacctaggccccttctacacatgcagaataatgcactttcaatccactttcacaatggtttgcaagtggattttgctattccgcacagtaaaattctgctccaaagtgcattgaaagtggattgaaagtgcattgttctgcttgtgcagaaggggccctagtccagcatcctgtatcGCACAACAGCCAACCAGTTGTCCTGCAGGACCAATGAACAAGCCACAGAGAGGCCAAAGCGTTTTCTATATGCTATAGTGCTGGGATTCTGAGGGCACCAGAGAaagtggtttttttggggggggggcatggggataTCTGCTCAATCACGTTCTTCTGGAGTTGTCTCTTCTCTAAACTGATAAGCCTCAGTCCCTTCAGCCGTTCTTCCCAGGAAAGGTACTccaaccccttaatcatcttggttgacCCCTTCTACGCACTTCTCAGCTCTGAGATTTCTTTTTGGAGATACTCAGACCAAACATGGAAATATTCCAAGCATGACTGAAGCAGAGCTCTGTGCAAGGACATTAAAGTactggatgttttttttaaacttttttctctctccattccttgcatcacttttttttaaagacagcagaAATAGACTTTATTTCTAAGAACCTTTTTTGTTTCAGAACCAAGATATCTTCCACCTCAGGGTTTTCCCTTACACTTCTGCCTCAAGAACCACTTCTCCTTCAAAACATCAAAGCACAGCGAACATAACAGCGACTCAGACCTGAAAACCCTTTTAACAGCCTTCAAAACGTTCACAATTCTTCAAGAGCCAGGAGGATTCTGCGCGAGTCTCTGTCGGAAAAGGGGGGGAGAACCTGAGCTTTTCATAAGACCTTCCCTTTCACCTCTTTGCACCTCAGACATAAAGTGAATGACTCACCATCTTTTGACAGAGCTTCTTTGATTTTATatatagaaagagaaaatagtCTCTTGACCCGAGATGGGAGGAGGTTCTGTTTTTAGGGCAGCCGAGAGATGTCTCCTCAGCACCCAACGGGAGTGCAACAGAACGGCCCTCTTTGTATCTCAGAACTTGTAAGCAGATGAATAGCCTCACTTTCACACAAAGTCTGTGGCTCGTTttttggtttggagaggggaagcgTATAGATTTTCGCAGGGAGGAGGAACGGGGTTGAAGAACAGCTTGCAAACCGAACAAAGCTGGCTTGCCTCATCC from Sphaerodactylus townsendi isolate TG3544 linkage group LG01, MPM_Stown_v2.3, whole genome shotgun sequence harbors:
- the LOC125434137 gene encoding RE1-silencing transcription factor-like isoform X4, which translates into the protein MSQGRLTTGKKPHVIQNVAGEEEAQEESGSLPVYSKEEEETVLWKRMPKKNLLQDRTTRTGKVHIRSPKDRNEQLNNKKKVSRHYRRNRRRQVTEKSADKSETVFSSRVEGQPSKSYSFRSRSKMVSYVPQQEEEAEKSWSEGSSVEDWLPEEEGYDAEEEEDPDEMEVEKNEETEREEESEAGARREQAGPQRKNPKKTVRSYPCPECSRKFNNSSNMRKHLRIHKGERLYGCHACGKSYTDPSNLAHHQRKHTGERPYLCPTCPKAFSMKTNLDIHIRQHLGIRPFSCLQCGSTFYSRTRLVYHMKRHDRRPISVRCEDCDKTFSSQKQFYKHRRRHRNLVCEDCGEIFAFKYKYKFHLSLHKTCRQCGVRYMGMHLCREQVQSSASVPRGAVADQTVDAAAHARGRKQPGPTGAERPSVSVNILLPTDGQVRLSNPARATCLKEISRVAQKSVRASQQTKSLASVSLPVLESRGAKPSTLSQKPPQFKPPGVLLQNVPSAQPVTSSPTVAKPSAQIPASLCPSGPATNLPHTQALAAFSISSAASPVIILLTDSHGRLLTVTAPLGPVQPSGSSPVTEAANNGKTSMNPSTLPLDPKIPNEKSAPSIPAQICATGQTESVEKHRCTKLPQVPNPCHETVPRLSLQEPRNKLDEQLEEVEREIRAIVEFWEQCFVDGKEDTNLESPWISKCHLGHPLDLNDEDLWEDPLYDEGQVEQEALHDC
- the LOC125434137 gene encoding RE1-silencing transcription factor-like isoform X3, which translates into the protein MSQGRLTTGKKPHVIQNVAGEEEAQEESGSLPVYSKEEEETVLWKRMPKKNLLQDRTTRTGKVHIRSPKDRNEQLNNKKKVSRHYRRNRRRQVTEKSADKSETVFSSRVEGQPSKSYSFRSRSKMVSYVPQQEEEAEKSWSEGSSVEDWLPEEEGYDAEEEEDPDEMEVEKNEETEREEESEAGARREQAGPQRKNPKKTVRSYPCPECSRKFNNSSNMRKHLRIHKGERLYGCHACGKSYTDPSNLAHHQRKHTGERPYLCPTCPKAFSMKTNLDIHIRQHLGIRPFSCLQCGSTFYSRTRLVYHMKRHDRRPISVRCEDCDKTFSSQKQFYKHRRRHRNLVCEDCGEIFAFKYKYKFHLSLHKTCRQCGVRYMGMHLCREQVQSSASVPRGAVADQTVDAAAHARGRKQPGPTGAERPSVSVNILLPTDGQVRLSNPARATCLKEISRVAQKSVRASQQTKSLASVSLPVLESRGAKPSTLSQKPPQFKPPGVLLQNVPSAQPVTSSPTVAKPSAQIPASLCPSGPATNLPHTQALAAFSISSAASPVIILLTDSHGRLLTVTAPLGPVQPSGSSPVTEAANNGKTSMNPSTLPLDPKIPNEKSAPSIPAQICATGQTESVEKHRCTKLPQVPTGLCYPYTRHPEDPCQESIPPHSLKEQGNELDKQLEEVEREIKAIVEFWEHSFVDGKEDASPESPWITCSTKETDLELQPNPIKALSEFVDKFIKEQAAVLHIGKTRIVVDSDPEIISVYQPPPSTSKTPSVSVKVKQPELISVYQPPPSTSKTPSVSVKVKQPEKRNKRAFDDTNNISLKGVFDSRGRLIPSAEALASLPQGGWTIRKKIYVNQRIAENH
- the LOC125434137 gene encoding RE1-silencing transcription factor-like isoform X1, which produces MSQGRLTTGKKPHVIQNVAGEEEAQEESGSLPVYSKEEEETVLWKRMPKKNLLQDRTTRTGKVHIRSPKDRNEQLNNKKKVSRHYRRNRRRQVTEKSADKSETVFSSRVEGQPSKSYSFRSRSKMVSYVPQQEEEAEKSWSEGSSVEDWLPEEEGYDAEEEEDPDEMEVEKNEETEREEESEAGARREQAGPQRKNPKKTVRSYPCPECSRKFNNSSNMRKHLRIHKGERLYGCHACGKSYTDPSNLAHHQRKHTGERPYLCPTCPKAFSMKTNLDIHIRQHLGIRPFSCLQCGSTFYSRTRLVYHMKRHDRRPISVRCEDCDKTFSSQKQFYKHRRRHRNLVCEDCGEIFAFKYKYKFHLSLHKTCRQCGVRYMGMHLCREQVQSSASVPRGAVADQTVDAAAHARGRKQPGPTGAERPSVSVNILLPTDGQVRLSNPARATCLKEISRVAQKSVRASQQTKSLASVSLPVLESRGAKPSTLSQKPPQFKPPGVLLQNVPSAQPVTSSPTVAKPSAQIPASLCPSGPATNLPHTQALAAFSISSAASPVIILLTDSHGRLLTVTAPLGPVQPSGSSPVTEAANNGKTSMNPSTLPLDPKIPNEKSAPSIPAQICATGQTESVEKHRCTKLPQVPTGLCYPYTRHPEDPCQESIPPHSLKEQGNELDKQLEEVEREIKAIVEFWEHSFVDGKEDASPESPWITCSTKETDLELQPNPIKALSEFVDKFIKEQAAVLHIGKTRIVVDSDPEIISVYQPPPSTSKTPSVSVKVKQPELISVYQPPPSTSKTPSVSVKVKQPELISVYQPPPSTSKTPSVSVKVKQPEKRNKRAFDDTNNISLKGVFDSRGRLIPSAEALASLPQGGWTIRKKIYVNQRIAENH